Proteins co-encoded in one Candidatus Binataceae bacterium genomic window:
- a CDS encoding polysaccharide deacetylase family protein yields the protein MDSKIAVCLTFDFDAISLWLGGFRASSLSAISRGEFGRVGAERILKLLGERRLPSTWFVPGHSAETYPAVVEQIVAGGHEIGHHGYLHTHPKSPEDEAA from the coding sequence ATGGATTCTAAAATCGCGGTTTGTCTTACTTTTGATTTCGATGCGATCTCGCTTTGGCTCGGCGGATTTCGGGCTTCTTCGTTGAGCGCGATCTCGCGGGGCGAGTTTGGGCGTGTTGGCGCTGAACGGATTTTGAAGCTGCTTGGCGAGCGGCGTCTGCCTTCGACCTGGTTCGTGCCGGGGCACAGTGCTGAGACTTATCCGGCGGTCGTCGAGCAGATCGTCGCCGGGGGTCACGAGATTGGGCATCACGGTTACCTGCATACGCATCCGAAGAGTCCCGAGGATGAAGCCGC